The proteins below come from a single Stomoxys calcitrans chromosome 1, idStoCalc2.1, whole genome shotgun sequence genomic window:
- the LOC106086885 gene encoding MOB kinase activator-like 2 isoform X2, protein MNWAISNLTGSNRVSRAILVRYSQVPLADAESTPQTPSSSSSKSHESSSSSFAATFLHASRHVPGRAVPRGNNNNNHHHHHHHATATAASSAVAATQISLPLDVEETVTCFCKFFNERMNLN, encoded by the exons ATGAATTGGGCCATATCAAATTTAACCGGAAGTAATCGGGTTAGTCGCGCTATACTCGTGCGCTACTCACAAGTTCCTTTGGCCGATGCCGAATCAACACCGCAAACGCCTTCATCGTCTTCCTCAAAAAGCCATGAAAGCTCATCATCGTCCTTTGCTGCAACATTTTTGCATGCATCACGACATGTTCCTGGCCGTGCTGTGCCACGcggcaataataacaacaatcaccatcatcatcatcaccatgcCACAGCAACAGCGGCATCAAGTGCGGTTGCTGCTACTCAAATATCCTTGCCGTTGGATGTTGAGGAGACTGTAACCTGTTTTT gtaagttTTTCAATGAAAGAATGAATTTAAACTAG
- the LOC106086885 gene encoding MOB kinase activator-like 2 isoform X4: MNWAISNLTGSNRVSRAILVRYSQVPLADAESTPQTPSSSSSKSHESSSSSFAATFLHASRHVPGRAVPRGNNNNNHHHHHHHATATAASSAVAATQISLPLDVEETVTCFWH, encoded by the exons ATGAATTGGGCCATATCAAATTTAACCGGAAGTAATCGGGTTAGTCGCGCTATACTCGTGCGCTACTCACAAGTTCCTTTGGCCGATGCCGAATCAACACCGCAAACGCCTTCATCGTCTTCCTCAAAAAGCCATGAAAGCTCATCATCGTCCTTTGCTGCAACATTTTTGCATGCATCACGACATGTTCCTGGCCGTGCTGTGCCACGcggcaataataacaacaatcaccatcatcatcatcaccatgcCACAGCAACAGCGGCATCAAGTGCGGTTGCTGCTACTCAAATATCCTTGCCGTTGGATGTTGAGGAGACTGTAACCTGTTTTT GGCATTAA
- the LOC106086885 gene encoding MOB kinase activator-like 2 isoform X3 — protein MNWAISNLTGSNRVSRAILVRYSQVPLADAESTPQTPSSSSSKSHESSSSSFAATFLHASRHVPGRAVPRGNNNNNHHHHHHHATATAASSAVAATQISLPLDVEETVTCFCR, from the exons ATGAATTGGGCCATATCAAATTTAACCGGAAGTAATCGGGTTAGTCGCGCTATACTCGTGCGCTACTCACAAGTTCCTTTGGCCGATGCCGAATCAACACCGCAAACGCCTTCATCGTCTTCCTCAAAAAGCCATGAAAGCTCATCATCGTCCTTTGCTGCAACATTTTTGCATGCATCACGACATGTTCCTGGCCGTGCTGTGCCACGcggcaataataacaacaatcaccatcatcatcatcaccatgcCACAGCAACAGCGGCATCAAGTGCGGTTGCTGCTACTCAAATATCCTTGCCGTTGGATGTTGAGGAGACTGTAACCTGTTTTTGTAG gtaa
- the LOC106086885 gene encoding MOB kinase activator-like 2 isoform X1 — protein MNWAISNLTGSNRVSRAILVRYSQVPLADAESTPQTPSSSSSKSHESSSSSFAATFLHASRHVPGRAVPRGNNNNNHHHHHHHATATAASSAVAATQISLPLDVEETVTCFCRALNVRLITFESLLITLNNGRCFFGFATIVTTCYGFHNIVDHCDRRGLSVNDVWILCQVAEILFSMPSNSNIIYYVLVLYHNTGEVRRIIQ, from the exons ATGAATTGGGCCATATCAAATTTAACCGGAAGTAATCGGGTTAGTCGCGCTATACTCGTGCGCTACTCACAAGTTCCTTTGGCCGATGCCGAATCAACACCGCAAACGCCTTCATCGTCTTCCTCAAAAAGCCATGAAAGCTCATCATCGTCCTTTGCTGCAACATTTTTGCATGCATCACGACATGTTCCTGGCCGTGCTGTGCCACGcggcaataataacaacaatcaccatcatcatcatcaccatgcCACAGCAACAGCGGCATCAAGTGCGGTTGCTGCTACTCAAATATCCTTGCCGTTGGATGTTGAGGAGACTGTAACCTGTTTTTGTAG GGCATTAAACGTTAGACTAATTACTTTCGAAAGTTTATTGAttacattaaacaatggtcgTTGTTTCTTTGGATTTGCAACTATTGTTACAACTTGTTATGGTTTTCACAATATTGTTGATCATTGCGATAGAAGAGGGCTGTCAGTAAATGATGTTTGGATTTTGTGTCAAGTAgcggaaattttattttcaatgccaTCTAATAGCAATATTATTTACTACGTACTTGTACTATACCATAATACAGGTGAAGTTCGAAGAATTATTCAATAA